The Pseudomonas fragi DNA window GTTGGCTGGACCCACAGCACTTTCGCATGTACCACTCGTTTGGAACACCCACATGACCGCGATGGATCGAGCGCTGGGCGCGTTTTATGGCCTGGCTTTGGGCGATGCCCTGGGCATGCCGACCCAGTCGTTGAGCCGCGGGCAGATTCTGTCCCGCTTTGGCCACATTGGCACCCTTGAAAACGCCCCCGCCGATCAGCCCATCGCCCCGGGCATGCTTGCAGGCTCAATTACCGACGACACCGAGCAGGCCATCCTGGTTGGCCAACTGCTGGTCGAAGGCCGGGGCAGCATTGACCCGCACCTGCTTGCCCAACGCCTGATTGCCTGGGAAGCCAACATGCAGGCCAAAGGCTCCCAGGACCTTTTGGGGCCGTCGACCAAGCGTGCAATCGAGATGATCCTCGCGGGCCACAGCCCCGAAGAGTCCGGGCGTCATGGCACCACCAACGGCGCAGCCATGCGCATAACCCCGGTGGGCATCGCCAGCGACGTGCGCCAGCCAGAGCGTTTTATCCAGTCTGTGGTCCAGGCCTGCCAGGTGACGCACAACACCAGCCTGGGGATTGCCAGTGCCGCCGCGGTTGCCGCCGTGGTGTCCAGCGGGCTCAATGGCACACAACTTGAGCACGCCCTCAATGCCGGTACTGAAATGGCGTTTATGGCCGAACACCACGGCCACTGGGTGGCTGGCGGCCGCATTGGCCCGCGCATTCGCTGGGCCAGGCAGGCCAGTCGCGAGTGCAACCCTGACAATATCGGCGACCTGTTGTATGACGTGATCGGCACATCGGTCGCCTCTCAAGAGTCCGTGGTCGCCGCCTTTGCCCTCGCCCAGCGCGTGGCCAGCGGATCCCTGAGCAGCTTCGATGCCCTGTGCATGGCCGCCAGCATTGGCGGCGATACCGACACCATTGCCGCCATCCTCGGCGCCATGCTGGGTGCCTGCGGCGGCCTGCAACTTTGGCCTGCGGCGCTGATCAAGCAAATCGTCGCGGTCAACAGCATGCAGCTGGACCCCTTGGTGCGCGACTTGCTAGCCCTTCGCCACAGCTGACCCCCTGCCCTTGACTGCACCACGACGGGCCTCACACCCAAGCCCGGCCTGCCTACAACGATAACAACAGCTTCAGGAGCTACACGCCATGACCTCCCCTGACGCCGGGCACTCTGCCGGGCAACTGGAAACCCGCGGCATCGAGCCCGTCCCCGAAAGCGAATGCAAGGGCAACCCGCTTCAACTGTTCTGGGTCTGGTTTGCCGCCAATATCAGCATTCTCGGCTTGCCGCTGGGGGCCACGCTGGTGGCCTTTCATCAACTGGCAATCTGGCAGGTGGTGATTGTTGCCTTGATCGGTGCCGCAGGCTCGTTCGCCGTGGTCGGCGTTATCTCCATTGCCGGACGACGTGGGCGAGCGCCAAGCCTGACATTGTCGCGGGCCATTTTCGGCGTGCGCGGTAATATGGCGCCTACGCTGGTGTCATTGATGTCCCGGGTAGGCTGGGAAACGGTCAATACCACCACCGCCGCTTTCGTGTTGCTGTCTCTGAGCACGATCCTGTTCAACACCCCCACCGAAGCCAAAAGCGCTCCGCTGCTGACCCTGGTATTTATCGGTATTTTCACCCTGCTGACCCTGGCGGTTTCCGGGCTTGGCCATGCCACGCTGCTGGTGATCCAGAAGTGGGCAACCTATGTGTTTGGCGCGCTCAACCTGCTGGTGGGCGGTTTTCTCTGCGCCACCATCGACTGGCCAGCTGTATTGAACGCCAGTCCCGCGCCCATGAGCGCCGTGATTATCGGCATTGGCATCATGGCTGCAGGCACCGGCATCGGCTGGGCCAACGCCGGTGCCGATATGTCGCGCTACCAGAAACACAGCGTCAGCGCCTCGCAACTGGTGGCCTCGGCGGCCTGGGGCGCAGGGATCCCGCTGGTGTTGCTGATCACCCTTGGCGGCCTGCTGACCGTGGGCAACCACGCGCTGGCATCCGCCACCGACCCCATTGCGGCCATCCGCAACCTGTTGCCGTCCTGGATGGCTGTGCCCTACCTGCTCAGCGCCTTTGGCGGCCTGCTGCTGTCCAATCATCTGTCAGTATATTCTGCAGGCCTGACGACCCTGACCCTGGGCGTGAACATCAAGCGGGTGCAGGCCGTGGTCGTGGACATCGTGGCCATATTCTGTGGCTCGATTTACTTCATGCTGTTTGCCGACAGTTTTTACGGCCCTTTCATCACGTTTATCTCACTCACGGCCATTCCAATCACGGCCTGGGTGGCGATCTTTATCGTCGACCTGCTGCACCGCCATTATTACAGCGCCCACGACCTGCTCGACGTCAGCCCCCGCAGCGCCTACTGGTACAAGGGCGGCATCGAGTGGCGCGCACTGGGGGCCTGGGCCATCGCGCTGGTGCTGGGGTTCTGTTTTACCCGGGTGGGCAGTTCGGATGCGGACTGGTTTGTCGGGCCGCTGGCCGATTCATGGCTGGGCCACAACGGCCTTGGCTGGGTCGTCACATTCGCAGTCGCCGCGGGCTTGTATGCCCTGTCGGGCGGCGCCAAAGACCGCCGCCGCTGCGCACCGGGGGCCACCCATGGCTAGATTGCTGCATACCGGCCAGGTGATCGTCGACCTGGCGATGGCGCTGGACACCCTGCCCCGTTCCGGTGGCGATGTCCTGGCCCATGACGCCTGTTTTTACGCAGGCGGTGGCTTCAATGTGATGGCCGCCGCCCAACGCAATGGCCTGCAGAGCGTGTACCTGGGTCGCCACGGCCAGGGCCGGTTTGGTGATCTGGCCCGCGAGGCCCTGCATGCCGAAGGTATCCAGCTGTCCCTGGCCATCGACCCGGGCAAGGACACCGGCGTGTGCGTGGCCCTCACCGAAGCCAGCGCCGAGCGGACCTTTATTTCCTGTATCGGCGCCGAAGGCGGATTGTCTGCCGAGGATCTGGCACAGGTCAGCGTCCAGCCTGATGATTACGTCTATGTCAGCGGTTACAGCCTGTTGCATGCCCACAAGGCCGAACCTCTGTTGCGCTGGATCCTGAGCCTGGCGCCCGGCGTGCATGTGGCGTTCGACCCCGGCCCGTTACTGGCCGATATCGCCCCGCAACTGCTCAACGCCCTGCTGCCGCGCCTGAGCCTCTGGACCAGCAACAGCGCCGAGGCACGCAGTTTCACCGCCAGCCCGAGACTGCTCGACGCCCTGCCCGCCCTGGCCGCCCGCCTGCCCGAAGGCTGCGTCAGCGTTGCGCGCGACGGCCCGCAGGGCTGCTGGGTCAGCGACAGGCATGGTCAGCAGCCTGTGGCCGGGTTCAAGGTCCAGGCTGTCGACAGCAACGGTGCCGGCGACGCCCATACCGGGGTGATGATTGCCGCACTGGCGGCCGGTTACAGCCCCATACACGCGGCGACGCGAGCCAATGCAGCAGCGGCCCTGGCCGTTACCCGCCGCGGCCCCGCCACCGCCCCTGGGACCGCCGAAGTCGATGCCTTGCTGGGAAAATACGCCGGTAA harbors:
- a CDS encoding PfkB family carbohydrate kinase, which encodes MARLLHTGQVIVDLAMALDTLPRSGGDVLAHDACFYAGGGFNVMAAAQRNGLQSVYLGRHGQGRFGDLAREALHAEGIQLSLAIDPGKDTGVCVALTEASAERTFISCIGAEGGLSAEDLAQVSVQPDDYVYVSGYSLLHAHKAEPLLRWILSLAPGVHVAFDPGPLLADIAPQLLNALLPRLSLWTSNSAEARSFTASPRLLDALPALAARLPEGCVSVARDGPQGCWVSDRHGQQPVAGFKVQAVDSNGAGDAHTGVMIAALAAGYSPIHAATRANAAAALAVTRRGPATAPGTAEVDALLGKYAGNEA
- a CDS encoding ADP-ribosylglycohydrolase family protein — translated: MTAMDRALGAFYGLALGDALGMPTQSLSRGQILSRFGHIGTLENAPADQPIAPGMLAGSITDDTEQAILVGQLLVEGRGSIDPHLLAQRLIAWEANMQAKGSQDLLGPSTKRAIEMILAGHSPEESGRHGTTNGAAMRITPVGIASDVRQPERFIQSVVQACQVTHNTSLGIASAAAVAAVVSSGLNGTQLEHALNAGTEMAFMAEHHGHWVAGGRIGPRIRWARQASRECNPDNIGDLLYDVIGTSVASQESVVAAFALAQRVASGSLSSFDALCMAASIGGDTDTIAAILGAMLGACGGLQLWPAALIKQIVAVNSMQLDPLVRDLLALRHS
- a CDS encoding purine-cytosine permease family protein, which encodes MTSPDAGHSAGQLETRGIEPVPESECKGNPLQLFWVWFAANISILGLPLGATLVAFHQLAIWQVVIVALIGAAGSFAVVGVISIAGRRGRAPSLTLSRAIFGVRGNMAPTLVSLMSRVGWETVNTTTAAFVLLSLSTILFNTPTEAKSAPLLTLVFIGIFTLLTLAVSGLGHATLLVIQKWATYVFGALNLLVGGFLCATIDWPAVLNASPAPMSAVIIGIGIMAAGTGIGWANAGADMSRYQKHSVSASQLVASAAWGAGIPLVLLITLGGLLTVGNHALASATDPIAAIRNLLPSWMAVPYLLSAFGGLLLSNHLSVYSAGLTTLTLGVNIKRVQAVVVDIVAIFCGSIYFMLFADSFYGPFITFISLTAIPITAWVAIFIVDLLHRHYYSAHDLLDVSPRSAYWYKGGIEWRALGAWAIALVLGFCFTRVGSSDADWFVGPLADSWLGHNGLGWVVTFAVAAGLYALSGGAKDRRRCAPGATHG